GATATGGATTGAAAAATCAGGCCTTGGAGAAGGCCAGCTCCGAGGTGAAAACCGGCGGGGAGGTGCACAACGCTTCTTGCAGGCTCTCTTCGGTAAATTCGACCAGTTTCCAGCAGTCGGGAGAGGCAAGGATCTTTTCAACCATCCGATGATTGAGATCGTGACCGGCCTTGAACGCCCGGATATGCCCCAGAAGAGGATAGCCGAGGAGGCTGAAATCACCGACTGCGTCCAGTATCTTGTGTCGGACGAATTCGTCACTGTAGCGCAGCCCTTCCGGGTTGAGGACCCGGTCTGCTCCAATCACCACGGCGTTGTCCATCGATCCGCCGAGAGCCAGGCCGTTAGCTTTAAGGTATTCGACTTCACGGAGGAAGCCAAAGGTCCTGGCCCCGGCGATGTCCCGGCAAAAAGAGCTGCGCGTTACCTTGATGGTCCGCTGCTGCAGGGAGATGCAGGGGTGGTCGAAGTCGATGTCGAAGGTGATGCGGAAGAAGCGCGATGGAATCAGGCTCACCCGCTTTTCTCCATCCACGAGGGTCAACGGTTTGCGCACCGCCAGGAATTTGCGGCTGCGGGGTAAGTTGCGGATGCCGGCTTGCTCCAGAAGTTCGGCGAAGGGGGCGGCGCTACCGTCCATGATCGGAACTTCCGGGCCATCGATGTCAATGTGGAGGTTGTCGATACCGAAAGCCGCTATGGTCGCCAGTAGATGCTCCACGGTCGATACGGTCAGTCCTCCTTTGCCGAGTACTGTGGCCAGTCGAGTATCGACGACGTTAGCGGAAATCGCTTCGATAGAAACGGTGCGTTCTCCTTCGGTCCTGTGAAAAACAATGCCTGTTCCGGCGTCGGCCGGCCGTAGTGTCATGTTGATCCGGCGGCCCGAGTGGAGGCCTGTGCCGGAGATGAAAATCTGATGGGCGATGGTGCATTGACAAATCATGTGAAAGGGTTTCCTCCCTGGATCGACCATAGATTATCTTGCTGATGGATCTTTATGCAGGAAGTTTGCCATCGCTGACACCGTGTGCAAGTATCTGAAAATATAGATGTTTATTGGGGGCATGAGAGAGAGGTAAGCCTGTTTGTTGCAGAACTGCAAGAGAGGGGTGTGGCGCCTGAAACACACCCGGACTACAAACGCCCGGAGCGAAGGATGGCGATGGCCAGCCAAAGACCGAGGATGCCGGCGATGGAATAGCCGAGAAAGCCGAGTGCCGGAAAACCGAGCAGCATGGGGCCTTTGTCGGTCTGCATGATGATGGACGAACCGACGATGAGGGCGGCGATAAGGAGGCTGAAAGAAATGCGGTTGCTCGACTTGTCCAGATCGGTGATGAGCTTCTCCAGACCGCGGTGCTCGAGGTCGATCTTGAACTTGTTGCGGTTTACCCGGTTGATGAATTCCTTGAGGTCCCGCGGCAGATTTTTCACCAGGGAGCCGTAGGCCTTGGTGGTGCGCAGCAGTTCCCGGGTGAGGCTGCCCGGGGCGACCCTCTCGTGGAGCAGTTTTTCCATGAAAGGCCGTAAGTGACTGATCATGTCGAAGTCAGGATCGAGCTGCCGGCCAACCCCCTCTATGGTGACCAGTGCCTTCGCAAGCAGCATCAGGTCGGAAGGAAACTTGATACGGTATCGGGTGAGGATTTCCACGAATTCTGTGAGGAGCCTGCCGACTTTGATCTCCTGCAGGGGGACTTCGTAGTAGTCGTCAATGAATTCGTTCAGATCCCGTCTGAGATGCCGTATGTTGGATTCGTCCATCAGTTCTCCGGAATAGAGGAGTTGGCTGATGACGCTGTCGGCATCACGCTGGAGGACGGCGACCAGCAGGTCGACCAGTTGAAACTTGAGATTTTCGCCAAGCCGTCCGACCATCCCGTAATCAAGCATGCAGATGGTGTTTCCTGGCAGGATGAAGAGATTTCCGGGGTGGGGGTCGCCATGAAAAAAACCGTGTACCAGGACTTGCTTGAGAAAGGCATCCGCCCCGTTGCGAGCAATGACCTTGAGGTCGTACCCCGCTTCGGTCAGCCTGGCGAACTCGGAAATCTTGATCCCGTCCACGAACTCCATGGTCAGGACCGTTTCGCCGGTCTGTTCCCAGTAGACCTTTGGAACATGGACTGTCGGATCTCCTGCGAAATTAGCGGCAAACCGATCGATGGTATGCCCTTCCCGAGCAAAGTCCATTTCCCGCTGGATGGTGCGCCGGAATTCCTTGACGATACCGCTGGGATCGTAAATTTCACTAGCCGGGATGTGCCGTTCGATCAGATAGGCCAGGCCGGAGAGAATGTCGAGGTCGGTTTCAACCACCTTTTCAATCCCCGGCCGACGAATTTTAACCACGACCGCCTCGCCGCTCTTCAGTCGGCCGCGATGTACCTGGGCGATGGAAGCTGCGGCAATGGGGATCGGGGTAATTTCGGCGAAAAGCTCTTCGGCTGACTGATCCAGTTGGCGCTGGATCTGGGCCTTGACTGCCTCGAAGGGGAAGGACGGGACCATGTCCTGGAGTTTGCGGAATTCCTCGATGTATTCCTTGGGAACAACGTCGGGGCGGGTGGAAAGAAGCTGGCCCAGCTTGACGAAGGTGGGACCGAGTTCCTCCATGGCCAGACGCATCCGCACCGGCTGGGAAAGACGCTCGATTTCCCGTGGGGCGCCGCCAAAGGTGACCAGCCTCCGTCCCAACTCCAGATAGTAGTTGATGTTGAGCTGTTCAACCACATGGCCGAAGCCGTACTTGATCAGGATGCCGAGAATGCTGCGATAGCGCCGGATGGAGCGGATGTTTCTATTGAGGCTTGAAAAAGTCAACATGAAGATGCGCCGGGTCCGATCAGGGTTGCTTTTCGGACTCCTTGAGCTGCTTCTCCAGTTGATGCACCTTTTTGCGCAGTTTCTCGAATTCTTCGGCCGTCACCAGGCCGAGACGTTCACTGGCTTTGCGAACTTCATCGCGGGCCAGTTCCTCGAGCCGGCTCTGGTTCTCCTTTGCCGTCTCCTGCAGTTTGACAAGCAGTTCGCGGCCCTTGTCCTCGCTGAGATTGAACTGCTTCTGCAGCTCGTCAATCAGTTCTTCGGCCTTTTTCTGGGTGAGCGACAGGGCGCCGATGCCGGCCAGCAGAGTTTTTTCGATCATCTCGATCATGGTGTCCTCCTGCAAACAGAGTCATTATAACTATTTGAATCATGATAGCACAGGCCGCAGGGGTTTCAATGGCAGCCGGTCAAAGTCCGGAGGCGGTCGGCGACGCTGGCGGCGGCCATCTCGCCAGCCTGAATCGCCTCAGCCGCCCGGTGGAAGTCGAGAAGGGCGATGCTGCTGAGGTCGGGACGAATCAGCACATCGATGTCGTGACGCTCCAGTCGCAGCTGGTTGATTTGGTTTTCCATGATGACCACGCTTTGGGCGCAGACGCGAAAGAGGCTGGGCGGCTTGCGCTGGGAGTTGTCTTTCCCATTCTTTTTGCCATTGCCGTTGCGACCCAGGATCTCTTTCAGGACACTCTCGACCCGTGCAGCATTGAAGAACTCGAAGGGATGCCCGTTGCCCGCCCCGTTTTCTTCCTCGACCGGAGGCAGATAAGTCTCGGCGGGTGCTTTGTATACCTCGGGAATGGCGCAGACCCCGATTACGATGTCCGCTCCCATTTCACGCACGACATCGGCAGGAACCGGGTTGCACAGCCCGCCGTCCACCAGGAACCGGTCGCCGAAGCGCACCGGGGTGAAGATGCCGGGAAAGGCAATGGCCGCCTGCAGGGCCTGCAACAGGTTGCCTTTTTTGATGATGAGCATCTCCCCCGTTTCGACATCGGTGGCAACCACAGCCAGCGGGATCTTGAGCTCCTCGAAAGTGTGGACGGGCAGCAACTCGGCCATGAAGCGGGTGACCTTCCTGCCGTCGATGAGTCCCGAGGTGGGGAGAGTCGGATCGAGCAGTCTGGCTAGTTGCCGCCAGTCGACATTGCGTGCAACTTCTTCCATCTGGCTGACCGGAACGCCAGCCGCATAGAGTGCGCCTATGAAGGCACCGACGGAGGTCCCGGCGATGGTGTCGATACGGATGCCTGTTTTCTCGAGAGCCTTGAGCACGCCGATGTGGGCCATTCCGCGGGCCGCCCCGCTACCGAGAGCGAGGCCGATTTTACACTGTTTGTCGGGCATGGATGACCGTTAGCAAGCGGGTTGTCGAGTGTGCCTGAGGCTGCCGGTAATGCGCAGCCCGGTCTATTGTGGTATTGCAGTTGTCATTGCGAAAGCGGACCCTATCTGCTTTCAACGGCGGAACAGCCAGAACAGGAAGGACAGGAGCAGGGAAAGCAGAACCGATGTTCCCAACGGAAAGTAGAAGGAAAAATTGTCCCGCTCGATCCGGATGTCACCGGGCAGCTTCCCGAGCCAGGGGAGCTTTCCGCCGAAGGTCAGAAAAAGGCCGATGAGGACCAGGAGCAGGCCTATGGCGATGAGAGTCTTGCCGGGATGCATTGCCGTCAATTACTGCTTTTCGGGTGGTAACGGTCTTTTTCCGAATAGATGCAGCCGCAGTACTGCTGGCGGTACAGACCCATGGCCCGGGAGGCGTCGATTCCTTCCTTCCAGCCCGTGCGGAAGTCCCGGTAGAGAAAATCGATGCTGTAGCGTCGGGCGAGCGCCTGACCGTACTCGCGGATGGTGTCGTGCTGCTGGAACCGGGAATAGAGCAGGCTGGTCGAAAAGGCTTCGTAGCCATTTTGCGCGGCGAACCTGGCGGTTTCCTCGAGACGCGACTGATAGCAGTACCCGCAGCGGCTCCCTGGTGATGGCGCCGTCCGGGCGAGGAATTCCTCCAGAAGATAGTCGTCCCGGTAAATCATCGTCAGCTCCGTGAGTTCGGCATAGTCGCGAACCGCATTGAGCCGGCGCTCGAACTCCTGATAGGGGTGAATATTGGGATTGAAGAAGTAGCCGGTGACTTGATGGTTCTGCTCTCGCAGGACCTTGACTGGATAGATGGCGCAGTTGGCGCAGCAGACATGCAGCAGGATATTCATTGTCGTCTCAGAGGATAGGCAGGGTCGATGGACGGGCGGAGCATGCGTTCAAGTATAACGATTTTCATCGTCAGATCAAGGAGTTTCTAGCGTTCAACCAAGTGCCATGGAGGCAGGGGCAACGACTGCCATATCTGTTCGGCCATGGCGTCGGCGGCGCGCGGCTCGGCGAGTTGCAGATGGCACTGGCGAATCAGCTCATGGTGCAGGGCACGCAGATCGCTCAGGTAACGGGCGAGGATCGCGGCTGCCAGTGGCGGCTCGGCGGGCAACGCTACCTTGCAACAGTTGCCGTAGGAGGCAAGGAGGAGTGCCCTTGCGGAGTCGCTCCCGTCAACCTCAAGGAACTTGCCTTGCTGGTCGATCAGTTGCACCCGGCCGAAAAATTCGTCGCAGACCCGCAGTGGGCCGGTATATTGGTACTCGTTGAGGGCCGGTCGATAATGGTCATAAAGGTACTGCTCAGGGAAGCGCGGCAGCCCGTCAATGAAGACGCTGGCGGTGATTTTCTCCGCCAGTTTTTCACTGTCCGGCTGTTTGCCGATTTCACCGGACGCAGGGCGGGAGCGGTTTTTCCGGGCGGAGCGCGCCGGCAGGGAAAGCTCCGACCCCAGCAGGCGCAGCATTTCCGATTCGAACACCGCCAGGGTGAGCTTTTCCGTTGCCTCTTCGGGCAGTCGCTCCAACTCATTCAGAATGCCGTCTTCGGGAATGGGCAGGCCATAGCGGAGGACGTCGGTGCGCAGGGACGGGGCCGGCGGCAATGGCTGGTCATTGCTGACCAGAGCCCAGAGCAGGGAGCCGAGACGCGAGCGCGTAAAAAGGAAAATCGCTCGTTCGGAACCTTCTGGCCAGAGGGGTTCCTCCGGAATTCTCAAGGTTTCCTTTTCCAGCATGTTGAAAATGTCTGCGGGGAGATCGAGGGCCAGGCGGTACAAGGAACGGTGCCCGCTGCCGAGCTGCTGCCAGGAAATAAGCCGGGGGCCGTCCGGCCCGGCCAACGTGCTGGTGGCTTCCGGGTCCTTCCCTCGGGTCAGGAGCAGGCGCAACCAGCCGCCTGCATCCCGGGAGAGAAAATGCAGCACGCATTCTTCAGCGAGCAAACGGTGCAGAGGTTCGCCGAAAGCGGCGGAAAGCCAGTCCGCAGGGATCCGGATGGCGAGTTCGGCCCCCTCTTCGGCCAGGCCCAAAAGGTGGACAAAGGTCCACGCCCAGGTCGGCGTACGGCGCGGCAGGGCAAAGCGCCGGGTCGGCCAGGATACTCGCAGGCGGGCGGCCAGGATCCGGCGCCCGGCCTCGTCCGGGAGACTCTGGTCTGTCAAACTGCCCCTGACCACGGACAGGGGGGTGGCGGGAGAGAGGTTGAAGGGATCAGTCGTCTGTAATCGCGCCGGCGTTGACGACTGCAGTTCGCGAAGCAGGGCGAACAGTGCCAGCACCGCCGGGCTGGCCACTTCGATGATCTGCCCCGCCTCCTGGAAAAGTCGGTCCGGATTTAGCAGCAGCACAAGGCCGGTTGCCGGTTCCGGGGTGAAGGGAAGAGCGGCAGCCCCCAGGCGCTCTGCCACATGAGCCAGCAGGATTTCGATGATCCGGGCCGCGCGCTGCCAGTCCTTGCCGCACTGCAACTGGGTTAGTCGGCGCAGCAGATGGTGGAAGCGGACTGCGCTTTCGGGCGGAAGGGCAATCTCCCCGTCAACCGCTTGCATCGCCATGCGAAGTGTTGTCGGCAAGGTGTCCAGAGCAAATTTCATGGCCCGTTCCAGCCCTTCGGGCTGAATGGCGCTGGGCAGCCGGTCGTGAAAGACCAGTGCCAGCAGGCGCACCAGGGTCAACACGCCTTTGCCGAAGGCCAGCTCTCCGGCCTGCGCCGTTGTCTCCAGCAGTCGTTCGCTGCGGGCCAACCGATAGCCGTCCTCAATGGTCGGCAGGGCCGTATCGAGGGAGCTGCGGCAAAGATTGGCCAGGCAGTAGGGGGAGAGTTGTCGGGGGGCAACGTTGCCCAGAACGCAGAGGACCTTGAGCTCTTCCATGAGCGTCGTCAGCGTATCACGAAAGTCCTCGGTCGCATTGCTGCCGGTGGCCTTCAGGGGGAGGGTTTTACGGCGCGTCACGACATTCCCCTGGTCTTCCCAGAAAACGACCTCCCGGGCCGCCCAGGTGACGAAATGTCGTAAGCCCAGGGCGCTGGCACAGTGGCGCCCCATCTCAATCGCTTCTTCCGCTTCCTTGCGGGGAAGCAGCAACACACCGCCGGCCATGAGGCTATCGCGATTGATCCAGAAAACCAGAGCGGGCTGCTTCTCTCCGGTTGCCGTGAGCAAAGCCGGGAAGGTCTCGACCTTGCGGAAGGGATAGCGCCCCTGCTCAATGGCTGCTTCTGCCCACGCGGCCAGTTGCCGGCAGAAAAGTTCTGTAGTGATTAAATCCATTTCACCTTCGTCAGGGGCTTTCCCGGACCCACCACCAGGACGGGGGGGTTATTGGCGGCGCTTTTCCATTTCGATAACCAGTTTTTTCAGCTTGTCCAGATCTTCCTTGAGCTTGCGGTTTTCCTGAACAAGACGATTCTTGTCCTGCTGAAGCGTCTGGATCTTGATTTCCAGCGCCTCACGAGCCCGGTTGAGATCGGCCCATGCCTGTGCCTTGGCGGTCCATGGGCTATCGGGATAATCGCGCCGCAGCGTGTCGAGGGCGGCTCCGGGGGCTGCAGAGGATGTCTCGTCCACCGCCTGCAGAAATAGCTGGTGGTCGCCCGGACTTTTCGGCAGCGACCCGCAGGCGGTGAAAAACACGGCCAGCACCAGCAGCAGGAGACGGAAAATGAACCGCGTCATATCTTTTTCCGGCGATTGATCAGATAATTGCTCCCCGGAAGGGTTTTGAGATATTCCTTCATTTTGGCGCATTCCCGGCTGAAAGCCTGCTGCGAAGAGAATTCCAGGTTCTGCGAGAGGATAATGGCTATGGAAATGGACAAAAGAGGAAATTCCCGCTCGACCCCGAAGCGGTCCTTGGCCACGAAATATCCGGCCTGGCGATCTTCTTGCGAATAGAAATCCGGCACCTTGCGATCGAATTCTTCGATGAGTTCCCGGGCCATTT
This sequence is a window from Desulfuromonadales bacterium. Protein-coding genes within it:
- the lpxC gene encoding UDP-3-O-acyl-N-acetylglucosamine deacetylase; this translates as MICQCTIAHQIFISGTGLHSGRRINMTLRPADAGTGIVFHRTEGERTVSIEAISANVVDTRLATVLGKGGLTVSTVEHLLATIAAFGIDNLHIDIDGPEVPIMDGSAAPFAELLEQAGIRNLPRSRKFLAVRKPLTLVDGEKRVSLIPSRFFRITFDIDFDHPCISLQQRTIKVTRSSFCRDIAGARTFGFLREVEYLKANGLALGGSMDNAVVIGADRVLNPEGLRYSDEFVRHKILDAVGDFSLLGYPLLGHIRAFKAGHDLNHRMVEKILASPDCWKLVEFTEESLQEALCTSPPVFTSELAFSKA
- the ubiB gene encoding 2-polyprenylphenol 6-hydroxylase; the encoded protein is MLTFSSLNRNIRSIRRYRSILGILIKYGFGHVVEQLNINYYLELGRRLVTFGGAPREIERLSQPVRMRLAMEELGPTFVKLGQLLSTRPDVVPKEYIEEFRKLQDMVPSFPFEAVKAQIQRQLDQSAEELFAEITPIPIAAASIAQVHRGRLKSGEAVVVKIRRPGIEKVVETDLDILSGLAYLIERHIPASEIYDPSGIVKEFRRTIQREMDFAREGHTIDRFAANFAGDPTVHVPKVYWEQTGETVLTMEFVDGIKISEFARLTEAGYDLKVIARNGADAFLKQVLVHGFFHGDPHPGNLFILPGNTICMLDYGMVGRLGENLKFQLVDLLVAVLQRDADSVISQLLYSGELMDESNIRHLRRDLNEFIDDYYEVPLQEIKVGRLLTEFVEILTRYRIKFPSDLMLLAKALVTIEGVGRQLDPDFDMISHLRPFMEKLLHERVAPGSLTRELLRTTKAYGSLVKNLPRDLKEFINRVNRNKFKIDLEHRGLEKLITDLDKSSNRISFSLLIAALIVGSSIIMQTDKGPMLLGFPALGFLGYSIAGILGLWLAIAILRSGRL
- a CDS encoding phasin family protein; amino-acid sequence: MIEMIEKTLLAGIGALSLTQKKAEELIDELQKQFNLSEDKGRELLVKLQETAKENQSRLEELARDEVRKASERLGLVTAEEFEKLRKKVHQLEKQLKESEKQP
- a CDS encoding patatin-like phospholipase family protein, which translates into the protein MPDKQCKIGLALGSGAARGMAHIGVLKALEKTGIRIDTIAGTSVGAFIGALYAAGVPVSQMEEVARNVDWRQLARLLDPTLPTSGLIDGRKVTRFMAELLPVHTFEELKIPLAVVATDVETGEMLIIKKGNLLQALQAAIAFPGIFTPVRFGDRFLVDGGLCNPVPADVVREMGADIVIGVCAIPEVYKAPAETYLPPVEEENGAGNGHPFEFFNAARVESVLKEILGRNGNGKKNGKDNSQRKPPSLFRVCAQSVVIMENQINQLRLERHDIDVLIRPDLSSIALLDFHRAAEAIQAGEMAAASVADRLRTLTGCH
- a CDS encoding DUF2905 domain-containing protein; this translates as MHPGKTLIAIGLLLVLIGLFLTFGGKLPWLGKLPGDIRIERDNFSFYFPLGTSVLLSLLLSFLFWLFRR
- a CDS encoding epoxyqueuosine reductase QueH — encoded protein: MNILLHVCCANCAIYPVKVLREQNHQVTGYFFNPNIHPYQEFERRLNAVRDYAELTELTMIYRDDYLLEEFLARTAPSPGSRCGYCYQSRLEETARFAAQNGYEAFSTSLLYSRFQQHDTIREYGQALARRYSIDFLYRDFRTGWKEGIDASRAMGLYRQQYCGCIYSEKDRYHPKSSN